One Salvia splendens isolate huo1 chromosome 1, SspV2, whole genome shotgun sequence genomic window, atttcttgatgtttatgttttattttgcataaatttcaaatgttagtatttgatcatatttatgtttgagtttaagcatatatctcaaatttatcataattaaatattttacattttataaatataaataattttcacAATAATTTATTGGATTAATCGCATATTAATTTtttcggtagcaacccgattaatctgatgggctagcccgaaacccgagcttttagggttagggttgaacttttttaacccgaaaaaatcacaaTTCGATTAGCCCGCACTCGATTGACCCACAACCTGAACATGGTTGGCctgaaacccggtgggctggcccgattgacatccctaattccAAAAGTCAGCTTCCTTGGCTATAGAAGTAGGTCTTAGCAAAACACGTTATCCgaattattggattataatTTTGGATATCCAAAATCCTTAATAATTTTCTATAATTTgaaataatttatttgattGTTTCCAACAAAAATGACATAAAAGATAATTTGGTTTAATGGAAAGAAATACAAGCAAAAAAATGACTTTGATTATGCAAGTTAAAAATTCATGTTCTAATTAAAACCCGAAAAAATGCATTCAATGACATGTTCATTGACCAACATGAAGTTtatcttttaattattttctagtttttgaatttaattccaGTTATTTTGTTGGTTTCGTTTTCCTCATATGTTCAATCATTTTCGAGAGcgattcacattttattaaatcGGTAGTTCATTTTTTTCAACCGATTAGTGCAACGCGCAGGAACACAAAATCGCAAGCATTTGACTTATGTGGTGTGTGTATCGTTTATTGATgtgtaatttataaattatatttcaatgtATAAATAACACTGaactttaataaaaatattcataagAATGAATTCATCAAGCTAAATTAGaatgaaaaataaatgaatacggAAGCATGTAAATCACAACGACAAGATCAGTGCTATTAACATTTTGAAAAGATCAAATTATAGGAGTAATACTTTTCGATCAAATTGACTGACACTAGTGCTGTTTTTCTTTTaggtttcattttttatcatgTCATTTTGGGTTAATTAGAGCAACCTCAATTGAGGATTGGTGACAAATATTTCTAGTGAAACATTGGATTTTGTGATTGTGATTACTTTTAGAATCTAAACATTTGATTTCTGATATTAGGTTTTGAAACATAATCGAATATAGAGAAGACTGTAATTCTAAACATAGTATCCTTTTACTCAATAAAaccatttaataaaataatagtaataaatttattaataactGACTACTTCACTTATATAGCATCTTTAACACCATATACTATATTTGAACTCCATACAATTTCAGAGATTTGAATAATACGTTATACCATGTATTATTGTTGACAGCTGAAACTGTTTGTGTTCGAAGATTTCAGTCCTCACCTCCTTAATTAAAATGGTATTTGTATATGAACTCGAGTAAAAGTTGATTCCAATCACAAAATAAAGCAGACCACACACAAAGTCTTTTGCTATGCAGCACAATAAAGAAGCTTTTACACCAAAATCCAAGATGAAGACAAACAAAGTGTTGACAGAGGTATCAAGGGCAGTAAGCCAATTTTTCAGTCCAGAATTTCAAGCAATTGCAAAGGCGTTTGTTTAGAAATGAACTGAACGAAAAAAGTGGAGCTAATCTTGTCATCGAACCAACAGTCGGATGAGGGGCTCGCCTGTTGCTGTTCGAGTCTTTGGACAAAGTTGCAAATCAGCGTCTCTGGTTAATAAGATCTCATCACCATCTTCATCCATGTATATTTAGACTCGTCGCCACTTCTTCAGTAAGCTTTGCCAATCCTAATAATGGTAGAGACAACTCAAATTTTATGAAATCATCGTTATACTTCACCTCTACAATCACCTTGTCTGCACTTCCTGTGTTTATTTGTGTCACATTCTCCAATGGGAGAAAGCTGCTGGTTGATGGCAGCATGTCTTGCACTGAATCTGCATCCCTTTCTTCTCGAAAAATGGATGGACTTTTCTTAAATGATTTTAATTCATGCTTCATTATTGGCAATAGAAGGCTCAAGAAGGACCCAACATACTTACGTGTCGCGGGACATTGGTAGAGAAAGAACTCCATGACATAAAGAAGGTTACCAGTATATGAACTTTGCAAACAAATTGCAAAACAAACATCACGTCGGTTGGTCGACTATGCTAAATTCACCTAAATTTGGACAAAAACATGATTTGTTTTCAGATGCCAATACCATTCCAACAATCCCTTTTCTGGCTTGGACATGAATCCAGTGAACTGAATCTGTAGGCATAAATTCCAAGAAATCATTAGTAGAGAATGCCAGCTCGATGCAGCTCCTATTATCATAGGTATTACTAACACATTCTGCAATGGGGACCCAAACATTTGTCATATGGAGTTGGGGAAGATCCTTATCGATAATGCTAAGGGTATTGACAATCTGATTCAAATAGTACTAATTAATTCGAAACAAGACATACATATATGTTGGTGACATAATTACCAATCTAAAATTGTGTTAAAGCATACCTTAACTGATTCATTTGCTAAGAATCTTGGGTGAAAGTCTATGTGAGTCGAGGAGAGTAATGCTGCCTGCATGGAATTAAGTGGACATTGTTTTCAAAACGATTTTATATAATAAGTCAAAACTGGGAAGAGATAGTACCTCCATTAGTTCTCTGATGATTGGAAGGTCACAATAATAAAATCCTAGGAACTCTAGCACACCCACAAGCTTGTCACTGCCTATGCCTTCATCATCAAATACGGGTAATGCTAAGTATCCATGATTACAACAAAGCATTGCAAAGTTTCTTATTGGAAATTCTTGTCTGGTGTAGAAGAAGAGGTCAGGGCTGATTTCAGGGTGTTTGAATCTAAAGACACGTCCGGGGGGTCTGAGTTCATCTTGTTTGGCTTGGTAGTCAACAAAATAGTAATTTTCCTTACATTGTTTCCTAAAGGAAGCTATACCCTTTGCAAGACAACCAACAACATAAGGTTGATTTGAAGTTTCAAGATAACCTCTATTCTTCGCCTTTTTGGGTTATTGTGTTTCCAATATTTCGCTGCTATATTCTTCATGAAACCTTCCATCTTCTCCTTGATCAATGTTGAGTTACTTTTAACCTGTTTTTCACTTACGCTTTGTGTAGCTGGCAAGCAAAAAACCCATCCTTTGTCCGTACCCGTGGAAGAAGGTTTTAGGCACGAGTCAACTGTTTTCAAGTATGTCGTAATGTTCAGCTCCCAAAGGTTTTGCTTGTAAGACTCCATCGAGCTGAAACTATCAATTAACTCGCATTCTATTGCATCACGCCTTACATATTCTTCTACAAGTTGCTTCCCAGATACAAATATTACACTTACACTCTTGAGAATGATCACCATAAGCATCTTGTATAAACTGGGGACGAAGAAGAATGACGTACAAATGGTTGCCAATGTTATGATGAGAAACTGTAATGGTATGGGACATCTTAGCTCTCTGGACATAGTGGGCCAATGAATTCTCAGATATAGtaaaatcacataaatttgaatGGCAAGTGTGAACATCTATTCGAAGCTTGAAGATAGGCATGCATATCACCATCAATATTGTTCCAAGAATTGAATATCTTACTTTGAGAATCTATGAAAGATAGCATCTCCATGTTAAGACATTGGTTGGTACAAGGGGTCCAAACCTGTGGCAGATACAGATATAGTCGTGGGATGGATTGTCGCCATAGCCAATTCAAGTACCTCTGCTATGTCAGCTTCAGCTTGCTGCATCTGCTTATACTGATTGGACAAAACAAGAAGCATGTTATTGGTTAATAAGAAAAGAAGGTGTAGAGCTGGATCCAGCAGAGATAGTAAGTGTTCCCTTGCATAATGAGAATAATGGCTTTCAATGAGCTCCAACACACCGTAGCATTGATAGGTATGGGAATCAAATAGAGGCAGTGCCATGTAAGCTCTGATTTCTCATACAAAACCCATCCCTTTTCCAATTTCTCATGTGCCAAAACTTCTTCACCCAAATTCTGCTTGAAATCTGTTATTGAAGAATACGATTCCTCTCCTCCTCTTATGATTGACAACACACGttcacgttcctcatacacctCATCCATCTCTGAGAAACCAAatcaaaactcaaatataagCACCTACGAAGAAATATATGATTGTATTGTATTAGTAGCAGCCATACGAACACTTCAAACTTGTTATCAATATCAGGGCCCATTTGGCCTTGTAAGTTGCAACAATACTCTACCAACCAAAATAGtaaatattgtgcaaattaaaAAACAAGACAAACGATTTCATTTTCTCCATTATGCAATCCTTTTTCGATTAATTCCCAAATTAAGGAACTAAAACTCACAAAATACAGAGGAGATGCTGAGACATTACTATTTTTAAATTCTCTTGAGTGAACTATAGTCATCGATCAATTGCGTTGGCATATTACTGATCCCTAATGAAATTATTAGCTTGGATAGACCCCAGAAACAAGACTGTTTACTCTTTTTCTACACTTTTTTGACTTGAGGGTATTTTAGTCCATTCAAAAATTTCTTTGCATCATCATCTCTTACAACGATCTCATCTCTCTCAATATATAGGGTGCGCGTTATAGACACttaagggggtgttcggtttgcaagattgtatctgagattaaatttatagtgcgtttggttcatgagattcaaccccacaaTTCAaccctagatggataatcatgggataattagtcatagctaaccccctatgactaaaataatctcacaactcaatcttagattgtatcttggtattattttatcttagaaACCGAATACCACCTAATTGTATAACAAAGACCAAAATGTACATTCAACAACACTATGCCTACATCTAAATCAATTCAATACACAATCAAATATGATATCTTAATATAACTATAAAGACAAGCAATTTACAAAAGTGAAGAATAAATCACACATAGCTATGTCAATCCATCATAGACAAGCATAACACAGTCAAATCAACCAATTAAGCAACTGAACACTAACAAGAGATAAGAGGGGGGAGTTTTTTTCAAGAAAGCACGATTCTTGCCTGAAGTTTAATGTGTCTATCAATCTCAGCTTCTTGTATCTGCAACTGGTGATCAAGAGCATCTCCGATCAGTCTCCGGAAGATGCCAATCGGGGATTGAAATTTATGAAGAACACACACTGATGACTTAGAGATATACACTAATACAGAAGATAATCACCGGAGAGGATTCACTCACATTCAAATCAGATGATTTACAAGGAATGGTTGCAAGCTCTCCTTCATCCTGCTTCTTTCCTAGTCCTAGATATGGATTCACTGAAACATGGTGAGGAGCATTTTATTCAATATTCATACTAATATTTAGCGGTTAAATTTGGGTTCtggatattaaaaataaataaataatcgtgagaatgttttattacttcagcTAGGCATTTTGTCAAGCAGGATGAAGACCAGAAAGTGGTGAAAATTCACTTGAAAGAATAAAAGTTTAGCAGCGGAAGCCGGTAAGCATGAAATCTCCGAACTTAGATTGAATGGTTTGGTTAAAACAGTTAAACTTATCATTTAAAAATCGGTTTTGGTAAGCAAAATGGTTTGTTTATATTTAAGAGTTGGAATCATGTTTGGCGTTTTGTTATTGGGCTTGATTTAACCCCCCATAAATAAAGATAATGGGCCATCAACAAGTTAAATTGGTTAATATTCTTCAATAGAAAATTATACTTACTAGTAGTATAATGAAATTATAAACTTTTTCCTAATTgtgattttattaaattaaatttaaagaaagtttattttaatttaattttaaactttttgtGTGATAGAATTAACTAGTATGACATAAAATTGAACTTATAATTTAGAATTCTTATTCAGTAAgttaaataattaatcaaattcaacaatgatagtactaaattaaatattttttttatttatacacatGATGTAACTTgacattattcttttttatatattttgagttgtttatacaagtgtatgtgttgtgtgtgtgtatattgtgaATTGTGAGTATATATAGTGAGTGCAATGATGTAAGTATGTACTGTATTTGTTTGTTGCAAACTTGCGCGTGTTATATATATGTAGTATGTATTGCGTTTACAATGTTGTGTGCCATTTGTTTTGTGTGTAATGAAGTATTCAATTTTACaacattttgaaattttaaatatttattttagctataacttcaaattataaaattgaaatgatCAAACAATTTTGTGATACCGAGCAAGTGAATTTGAGATTGCATACTCTAAATTTTATTCTAAACCCCAATTTCATATATAGTGCTATATGCATCCTATAGTTTTTCATACTATAAGTTAGTTTTACTTGTGACTTTTCACTATAGATCTTCaacttaaaaatattattaaaatttcaataaaatactCGTATACCATCTTCACGAAAATATTATAGGATTATTgatctataaatacaccattTTCACTCAATTCAATACTtattcaaaaaattcaaaattttgtaAAACACCATTTTTTAGGCGATTGCTCTTATGTGTATAGCTTTCTTTAAAAATGATGATAaaaaattattctttatttaccTTATGGTCATGTGATAACTCAGTCTCCAAGCCTCCAAGGAGTATTGATTATGGAGAAAGCATGCTAAAAAAAACAAACTCCAATCAGCTCATGCATAGGGGAAAAACGCTTAATTAGAATGGAAAATAACTGgcaaaaaaggagaaaaagatTGGTGAGAATTGGTAAATTTCCACAAAATATCAAAGTTGAGTCAAGTCACAAAATAGGGGCATGCGACTTTGGGTTATTATTTGCTAGACAATCTAAAAGGAGTAGCAGAATTTAGGTTATTTAAAGCTATAACATCAAGTAGATTTTTATGATTTGAATTGTCTTCTTTTACCCTCGTAGTCGTCGATTATATACATTTAACTTAATTACTCTGCCATTTCCTCTAATGCCACTTGTTATGTACAACTGGAATTAGATAAATTGCCcatgtagtattttttttttttggattcatTGCTCGTGTAGTATGTTGGTGTGAAAACATAGTACTACTAAAATAAAACTGAGAACACGTTATATATACCCCGTGATTTGACTATTTAACATTATTAAAATTTCTTAATatgtaaaatttaatatattaatatattattacgATGTCGTTCAGTTCGTTAGATAAGataatatataatgaaataaGATAATCCAAAATAAGACATGTCTAACTTAAATTAGTCATATGAATGAATGTAaaaatggataatcatgagatacgATGTAAtcttaatattttataaatgggTTAAGATAAGTCATAAAAAACAacataacaataaataaaattagacacAACCAATTATAGCAACCAAACAACCCCTACTTTTGCACCTCATTAATCACTCAACAAAGATAACATCAATATGCAATataaattactccatccgtccacgaaaaataggactattccatttttatccctcgttttggaaaaatgataataaatagttaaaagagagagaaagaaaagtaagagagagaatattatAGACAAGacgagagagaaagaaaaatatgaCTTGTCTATAATATTCACTCTgttacttttctttctctcccctttaactatttattattatttttccaaaatgagAGATAAAAATGGTAtagccctatttttcgtggacggaggaagtacaagACTATGGGAAATTTGCAAAGGTTAAGTAGGAAAGACTGGTGGGTACAAATTCACTGTCAATAGAAAAAGAATCTTAGAAGTCTAAAATGTTGAGCTACCAACTCGTTTTTATTCACTCTCGTCACTTTCTTTCTACTCAAATAATTTGTTTCCTATTTGTATTCACTATTTTATTTgccattaaaatttttaaattcaaatcccACCACCACAAATGACTATTGACATAGAATATATTGTACAAGAAATGAATAGCACAAACTATTTTTAATGTTAGTGTATATTAGAAGATTATGAACCTAAAGTTGTTTCAACTTTCAGCTTATGTATTTAGTCTGAAGCTAATAAAACAAAGCGAATTAAATACGATAAAAATGCATATATTACACATGAATCGCCAATTAAATTTGTTATAATTTGAGACAATAATTTGTCTCAATTAAAAGTAAATGAAGTTTCCTTATGCTTCTAAACGTGAGTACTGCACATATAATTGCTCTGAGCTATGATTAAATAATACTTATACATGAAGTCAACCTCTATGTTAGgtaattttatcaaatttatataattatattaagttATTTGCCACCCAATACATTGCGGAGCTGTCATGTTCATTTTAATCAGTTAATTAATCACTACAAGTGTTCTCTTGATTTAATTAGTATCTCCATGAAAAGCTTTTTTTTAAACTAAGAGCATATCATATCAATCAATAAGACAAATAAATGAATTCAAAAAACACAATTGGAAACGTTGAACTTTCGTCTCCCTTTAATCTTTTAAACGAAACCAAGGACATGGGATTGAAGAGTGAGAGAAAATGGGCCAAACCCACTTAGCACTCTCAGAACAAAAAAAACTTGTTATCTCATGACGGCTTTAGATACGTTACACGATATACTccaaaaaagtgaaataaagtgAAATAAATACTACATAATTTTTAACTTGTAGTATAGTACATTTCCCATAAAATTTACTTTCGCCCAAATTTAATCCTATGTGGCACACCGGGATGTTCACGTCATCTGACCGCCGGTTTCTGTAAAAGACGTAGTTTGTAGGACGAACTTATAAAAACACAAACTTTAATTCACATGTGTATATATTCATCACATTTAAAGTTTGTGATAAAAATCTGAATTGGCCAAGAGTTTAATGGTTTTTTTGCTATTAACCCTAGAAATAAGCCAAAATAAACTTTGTCAAGGCTTGGGGGCGAGAAAATTATCACGGGCTAAGTTTTTTACATATTGGGCAAtcgaagaaaatataaaaataaacatgGCGTCGAGCAAATAATAGGAACACAACTAGTCCCAAATGTATAGAATAGCATTCCTCGTAAATAATATTCCACTTGTGACTATAGCTAAGTCTTCGTTTTGGTAAAACCTCACTTAATAAGAAGGATCCAAAGTCAGACCAAACCAATAAACTAATGGAGGGGCCGACATTAAACGCGTTGAATAATAGATGTACCATCAAatacaaaacacaaaacacGTAGTTAACCATTTTTTACcttgaaaaaaaaggaaactcCATCGCTGACCATTTCTGCCAACCCTTATCTCCTTTGATTCTCTCTCAAACAAGTCTTCGCCACGCCAAAACCGAAAGTTATTTGCTTTGATTTCGTTGAAAGGTGTAGCCGATGGACTATATCCATACAACTCCATCACTACACATGTTTATGGGAGCTTCTTCCAACTCAAACCAATGATGAGAATTCCACACTTTCTTCCATGCCTTCTTTTCTTATCCCTGTTCCAAATCTTGATTCCACTTCTTGTTTCCGGCCAATGCAACGATGATCAAAGATCGACGTTGCTGCACCTGAGGAGCACCCTTGAGTACAATTCCACTTATTCCACCAAGTTGGTGACATGGAACCAAAGTGATGACTGCTGCAGATGGGAAGGAGTAGGCTGTGATCGCGCAGGCCTTGTGACCAGCTTGAACTTGGAGAACGAGACGATTGCTGGAGGGATCGAAAACTCGACTGTTCTTTTCAGTCTTCAATCTCTTCAAAGCCTAAATTTGGCTTACAACTTGTTCAAGCGTGCGCACATTCCAAAGGGGCTTCAAAATCTGAGCAATTTGTCATACCTGAATTTGTCAAATGCAGGCTTTGGTGGACAGGTCCCGATTGAACTTTCAGAGTTGAGAAGTCTGGTTACTCTTGATCTGTCCACCTTATTTGGAGGAGCTCTAGTACTTGAGAATCCAAATCTGTGGGGGCTTGTTCAGAATCTTCCAAGGCTGAGAGAACTTTATCTTGACAATGTCAACATTTCTGCTCAGAAAAGTGACTGGTGCCAAGTATTGTCTTCTTCTCTACCCAACTTAACGACGCTGAGCTTACGCAGCTGTGGTCTATCAGGCCCTCTTGATCCTTCACTTGCAGGGCTTCATTCTCTGTCAGTTCTACGCCTCGCTGGTAACAATCTATCAACAACGGTACCGGAGTTCAttgcaaaattttcaaatttgacAACCTTGACTCTGGGAAATTGCTTTCTGCGAGGTATCTTTCCAGACGCCATCTTTCAGGTACCCACTTTACAGATTCTTGATTTGTCCTACAATGAGAATCTCGGTGGCACCATTCCCAAGCTTCTAGCGAATAGTTCTTTAAGGACTATGGTGCTTAGCTACACTAATATGTCAGGTGGGTTGCCAGACTCCATTGGCAATCTAAGAATGTTGTCAAAGATAGACCTTTTTAGTTGCAACTTTGCCGGATTGATACCGACCACCATCTCTAATCTAACAGAGCTAGTCTACATAGATTTCTCCTTCAACTCTTTCATTGGTTCAATACCCCCTTTTAGGATGTCCAGTAAATTGACACACCTAGACCTCAGTCGCAATTCTCTAACCGGTTCACTTTCTTCCAACCATTTTGAAGGCCTTTCAAGTCTTGAATACTTAAACTTAGGTTCCAATTCATTGAATGGGAGCATTCCTTCTTCTCTGTTTGGTCTCCCTTCACTTCAGGGGCTTCTTCTTTCCAACAACACATTTAATGGCCAGATTGAGGAATTTCAAATTCCAAATCCCTCTAATCTGGATACAGTAGATTTAAGTTGGAACCAGCTTGAAGGGTCCATTCCAGAGTCTTTATTCAAACTTGAGGGGTTGAGTGTCCTATCACTTTCTTCAAACCTCTTTAATGGCACCTTAAATTTGGAAAAGTTTCAAAGGTTTCCAAACCTCACAAGACTGGAGCTTGGATACAACAACTTGTCTGTTGATACAAGCAGCAGCAATTCAAGTTCATCCCAGTATCCCCAGCTAAGCCGGTTAAATCTAGCTTCCTGCAACTTGTACAACTTCCCTGATCTCAGAAACCAATCCAAACTGACATTTCTGGACCTCTCAAAGAATAGAATCAAGGGAGAAGTGCCTAGTTGGCTTTGGAACCTTGGAAATGGATCTCTAATTCATTTGAATATTTCTAGTAATATCCTGGAAGATCTCCAAAAGCCTTTCGAAATCCCTCCTTTTCTTGCAGTACTAGACTTGCACTCAAACAAACTTAGAGGTGAGTTCCCATTGCCGCCAGCATCAGCTACCTATGTAGACTATTCAACCAATAAGTTTCAGCAAGCCTTTCCAGTTAACATAAGTAACTTTTCTTTGTTCACACT contains:
- the LOC121803955 gene encoding uncharacterized protein LOC121803955, giving the protein MDEVYEERERVLSIIRGGEESYSSITDFKQNLGEEVLAHEKLEKGWVLYEKSELTWHCLYLIPIPINATYKQMQQAEADIAEVLELAMATIHPTTISVSATGLDPLYQPMS
- the LOC121809992 gene encoding receptor-like protein 7; its protein translation is MMRIPHFLPCLLFLSLFQILIPLLVSGQCNDDQRSTLLHLRSTLEYNSTYSTKLVTWNQSDDCCRWEGVGCDRAGLVTSLNLENETIAGGIENSTVLFSLQSLQSLNLAYNLFKRAHIPKGLQNLSNLSYLNLSNAGFGGQVPIELSELRSLVTLDLSTLFGGALVLENPNLWGLVQNLPRLRELYLDNVNISAQKSDWCQVLSSSLPNLTTLSLRSCGLSGPLDPSLAGLHSLSVLRLAGNNLSTTVPEFIAKFSNLTTLTLGNCFLRGIFPDAIFQVPTLQILDLSYNENLGGTIPKLLANSSLRTMVLSYTNMSGGLPDSIGNLRMLSKIDLFSCNFAGLIPTTISNLTELVYIDFSFNSFIGSIPPFRMSSKLTHLDLSRNSLTGSLSSNHFEGLSSLEYLNLGSNSLNGSIPSSLFGLPSLQGLLLSNNTFNGQIEEFQIPNPSNLDTVDLSWNQLEGSIPESLFKLEGLSVLSLSSNLFNGTLNLEKFQRFPNLTRLELGYNNLSVDTSSSNSSSSQYPQLSRLNLASCNLYNFPDLRNQSKLTFLDLSKNRIKGEVPSWLWNLGNGSLIHLNISSNILEDLQKPFEIPPFLAVLDLHSNKLRGEFPLPPASATYVDYSTNKFQQAFPVNISNFSLFTLFFSLANNNISGTIPEYLCNATYLQVLDLSDNNLSGSIPDCLVKSSTLGVLNLRRNKISGEIPDLFSSTCVIKTLDLSQNNLEGKLPPSMANCISLEVLNVGSNNIEDTFPCKLKHSSGLRVLVLRNNKFYGNISCFKVKGNWTNLQIIDIASNKFSGAINPRCITSWKGMMLENGTELRGSHIRFDFLSNFYYQDAVTVTVKGLELELVKILTVFTAIDVSCNNFSGDIPQTVGDLSSLYVLNLSRNSFSGAIPSAIGNLKQLGSLDLSYNQLTGIIPLELSSLNFLSLLNLSYNKLVGKIPSGRQLQTFEASSYAGNLGLCGFPLNKNCSSVDPLAKPRQIWKNIDFNWQFILTGLGYGVGVSLILAPLAFSKEWREKCEEQMDQFFKLIYPKYGFSYIRYDDKVAAIKKYEDHEMTDDDEDDDDEDDEDKGSIIQSGRFCIFCTKLDTQIKIVMHNPNCTCHFSPPRISSTPTSSSSSSLLVIYRSSF